A section of the Verrucomicrobiota bacterium genome encodes:
- a CDS encoding polyprenol monophosphomannose synthase, with translation MSAETLVIVPTYNERDNLPALVQRVLALPVTVDLLIVDDNSPDGTGQLADSLAAQHPQIHVLHRQEKSGLGRAYCAGFAWALERQYAFIFEMDGDLSHNPDDIPSFLKAAQNADLVLGSRYCHGIRVINWPLRRLMLSLCAAKYVQIITGMPFTDPTGGFKCFRRATLQTIDLQSVDSNGYSFQIEMTHKVWRQGLRIAEVPIIFTDRFHGTSKMSPKIVREALHITWRLLFQNRLHRSPRG, from the coding sequence ATGAGCGCGGAGACTTTAGTCATCGTCCCCACCTACAACGAGCGGGACAACTTGCCGGCGCTGGTCCAGCGCGTTCTGGCGCTGCCAGTCACCGTCGATTTGTTGATCGTCGATGACAATTCGCCCGACGGCACGGGCCAACTGGCGGATTCGCTGGCGGCGCAACATCCGCAAATCCACGTGTTGCACCGGCAGGAGAAGAGCGGTCTGGGACGCGCGTACTGCGCCGGATTCGCCTGGGCGCTTGAACGACAGTACGCCTTCATCTTCGAAATGGATGGCGACCTGTCGCACAATCCCGATGACATTCCGTCCTTTCTGAAGGCTGCGCAGAATGCGGATCTGGTGTTGGGTTCGCGCTACTGCCATGGCATCCGCGTCATCAACTGGCCCTTGAGGCGTCTCATGCTCAGCCTGTGCGCGGCGAAATATGTTCAGATCATCACGGGCATGCCGTTCACGGATCCCACCGGAGGCTTCAAGTGTTTCCGGAGAGCCACGCTGCAGACGATCGATCTCCAGTCCGTGGACTCCAACGGGTACAGCTTCCAGATCGAAATGACCCACAAAGTTTGGCGGCAGGGATTGCGCATCGCGGAAGTGCCGATCATTTTCACCGACCGCTTCCACGGCACGTCCAAGATGTCGCCGAAAATCGTCCGCGAAGCGCTCCACATTACGTGGCGGCTGCTGTTTCAGAACCGGCTGCACCGGTCACCCCGGGGATAG